A stretch of DNA from Caldalkalibacillus uzonensis:
TTATCTCTGGTGGATAATTTTGAAAAAGGTGCAATTTTGGATCCTAGTTTTTTGCCCAGGATTAAACCATCAACGGGTACTTGGTTCCCCAGGTTTGTTCGAACTGATCCAATTCTTCCAGGGCTGCTTTATCGATAGGTTTCAGTTCAGCTGTAATTTTTTGATATCCTTGTAAGATAAGTAGCCGACGTATAAAGGGTTAATCTCACGTACGGTTTGATGAGGGAGAACTGAAAAAATAAGAAGTAAGGCGACCGTGCGGTCGCCAGGAAATTTCAGTACCCTAGTCTACCTTACTTCATTTTGAAAGGGATTCGAATGGTACTGATGCTACCCTAATTGTACAGCATTAATTAAGAGAGTAACTGTCCCAACACCTGGTACATCAATTTCTTCTTCTAAATCTACTGATGGGCAAGGAAATTGTACAGTTTGCCCAAAAACAGTAACAGTTACAATCCCATTAAATTTAGGAAACAGCGTGTTTGCAAATACTGTGATGGGATCAGGGAGCACTACGCCATCTATGGCTGTTACCTGTACGGTGACTGAACACAATCCTACTACAGCCATTCATTAACCCTCCTTTATACCTTTGATAGTCATATCATATGCATCTTCTCTCATACTGCTTGTACACTTAAACTAGTCAGAAAAGTATATTTAACGTTGGCTGACTTAAGATTGGCTATTGACATAACTTAATCAACACCTGAAGTTCATTTCTTACGAGGTGATCTAGCCAAAAAACGGGCATATTCGATGGGCTTCAAATATATGGTTCTAGTCAGTTCACTATCATTTACACGCTTGACGAACTTTTTCTGAGTTCTACCATTTACTTCAATGATCCACGGATTACCCTGATGATCCAGGCCAAAATCTACGGCCATTTCTCCTAAATGTCCAAGCTTATATTCTATAGCTTGGGCAGCCTGTATACTGATCTTTTCCATTTTGTCCAGCTGGTTTGTCGACAGCATGTTATTTTCCTTGAGCATATCATGAATGCTTTTTATCTCAGTAGCCTGATTCGTAATATAAGAGTCGGCACTACCCACCACTCGGCTAAACCCTCCGGAAACCGTCCATTGGCCTTGATGATCTTTCTGCACGTAGATACGGATATCATATTTTTTTTGATCGATAAGGTCCAAAGGAATAAACTGTTGGACTAAGAATCTCTCATTACCGATTAATGCATTGACCTCTTTAACAGAATCTTGTTCATTTGGTGTATTATTTGGTTGTGGGTACAAATTAGGAATATAACCGGTATTCGTTATTGTTTGTCCGTTCGATCAGGTATACCCGGCGCCCTAATTGACCTTTACTCGGCTTGAGGATAAGCTTGTTATATTTTTTTAATAATGGTATTAGATTGCTTGGGTGATATAGATAAGTAGCCAGTACATAATGATGAATGGCACTTTCTCGTAATATGTTGTAAATCTCCCACTTGTCAAATCTAGTGATACAATTAAATACCTTTCCTTTCCCAATTGCCCTTTCTAGTTTGTGAACTACAGTTCTGTTAGACGAATAAAGCCGGTTATAGACTGCTGCAGGGAAGGGGCAAGTTTTTCTTTCCCATTTCCCATTTTTGTAAATACGCCCGCGAATTTTATTCTTCGACCATTTGATTCCTCTGGGTCTAAATACTAACAAGTCCACGTTTAAAAGTTTAGCCATTTCATAGTCTCTTAACGGTCTTGGTTTGTAAACCATTATACCGATTAACGGTTTTGTCATAGACCGGTCAAAAGCGCGATGGCCAAGGCGTACGACAAACAGAAGATTTTTAACGCTTTCCTTTATTCGCTGGAACATTCTAAAAAATATCCAGGTTTTAGCTTTCATAAAAGACATCACCCCTAGAATAATATATGTGGTCAGGCTATGCTTGGATTGTTCTATTAACATTATCCATGTGCCAATATTTATATAAGGGAATTTTGTGATGCCGCTTTTTTAATTACTTTAAATGAACAAGCGCCGTTATTCTTTCACCCATTACGGAGAGATAGGCATCGATTGTCGTCCTTGACTGGCTGAACCAACTGTGGCTGATCAAATAAATGCCAAGCCGGACAAGATTTATCATTGTCAGACCCTGGGCCAAATCGACTATCTTCACCCCATATCCCCACAGAGGCACTGCAAACCCTAAAAATTCTGTTTAACGAGCTTTAAGCTCTAGACCTTCAGTACCATCATCACCCCAAACAATGTATACCTAAGTCCTAGGGATAATTTGTTTGGGATGTTTTATAATTGAAATGATTGTAATTTTTGAAATATTTATAGTCTTAGGGGGTGTTCGTTCACTGTTTACGTTTTGTCTTAATCCATTAAATGAAAGGGGAAGTGACGATGAAAAAGCTTGTTCAACATGGTGTGGTCTGTTTCTTAATCATTAGTGTCATTTTGAGCAGCTTTGGTATGAGCGCTGCAGCAAGTCAGAGCGGACAAGCCTCGCCAGCCACACTGGCCTCATTATATGCTGATATTGATCTCTCTTCTCCTGTTCCCACCACTGTCATTGTGGAACTTGAAGAAGAATCGATTGTAGAAGCTAAACATAAAGGAAAGAAGCAAAGCAAAGAGCGCCTGGCCAAAGTGCGTGGGCAAGTGATTAAGGAACTGCAAGCCAATGTGCCAGATGCAAAAGTGAATCGGGAATATGATTTCCTCTTTTCAGGCTTTTCAGTTGAACTGCTAGCCAAAAGCATACCCGAACTGCTTGCCACTGCTGGTGTCAAAGCCGTTTACCCCAACGTGGAATACAAGGTGGACGCTGCCCGAACAGGGGTTGTCCAAGCGGAAGAAGTGAGTCCGGAAATGAATGAAAGTGCCCCTTACATCGGCGCCAACCAGGTGTGGGAAGAGCTGGGAGTGACCGGTAAAGGCGTCACCGTGGCCATCATTGACACAGGGGTAGATTATACCCATCCGGATCTGGCCCATGCTTTTGGTGATTATAAAGGATGGGATTTTGTTGATAATGATGATGATCCCCAGGAAACACCGCCGGGCGATCCACGGGGAGGGGTTACCAATCACGGGACTCACGTAGCCGGTACGGTAGCGGCTAACGGACAGATTAAGGGTGTGGCACCTGATGCCAAGTTACTGGCTTACCGTGTACTGGGGCCTGGAGGAAGCGGAACCACAGAGAATGTGGTGGCCGGTATTGAACAGGCTGTGCAAGATGGAGC
This window harbors:
- a CDS encoding YheC/YheD family protein, which encodes MYPQPNNTPNEQDSVKEVNALIGNERFLVQQFIPLDLIDQKKYDIRIYVQKDHQGQWTVSGGFSRVVGSADSYITNQATEIKSIHDMLKENNMLSTNQLDKMEKISIQAAQAIEYKLGHLGEMAVDFGLDHQGNPWIIEVNGRTQKKFVKRVNDSELTRTIYLKPIEYARFLARSPRKK
- a CDS encoding YheC/YheD family protein, whose product is MKAKTWIFFRMFQRIKESVKNLLFVVRLGHRAFDRSMTKPLIGIMVYKPRPLRDYEMAKLLNVDLLVFRPRGIKWSKNKIRGRIYKNGKWERKTCPFPAAVYNRLYSSNRTVVHKLERAIGKGKVFNCITRFDKWEIYNILRESAIHHYVLATYLYHPSNLIPLLKKYNKLILKPSKGQLGRRVYLIERTNNNEYRLYS